From a single Miscanthus floridulus cultivar M001 chromosome 8, ASM1932011v1, whole genome shotgun sequence genomic region:
- the LOC136475134 gene encoding probable phospholipid hydroperoxide glutathione peroxidase → MGAAESSSKLASSVHGFSVKDARGNDVELSRYKGKVLLIVNVASQCGLTNSNYTELGSLHKKYGEKGFEILAFPCNQFVGQEPGTNEQIAEFACTRFKAEFPIFGKVDVNGGNAAPLYKFLKSERGGLFGERIKWNFTKFLVDKDGHVVSRYAPTSSPLSIENDIQKLLEA, encoded by the exons ATGGGTGCAGCAGAGTCATCTTCCAAGCTCGCTAGCTCAGTCCATGGCTTTAGCGTCAAG GATGCGAGAGGAAATGATGTGGAGTTGAGTAGATACAAGGGGAAGGTTCTGCTTATCGTGAATGTGGCTTCCCAATG TGGTCTGACAAATTCCAACTATACTGAGTTGGGATCACTCCACAAGAAATATGGCGAAAAAG GATTTGAAATACTGGCGTTCCCATGCAACCAGTTTGTTGGACAAGAGCCAGGTACCAATGAACAGATTGCTGAGTTTGCTTGCACCCGTTTCAAAGCAGAGTTTCCAATTTTTGGCAAG GTTGATGTGAATGGCGGCAATGCTGCTCCGTTGTATAAGTTCCTGAAGTCAGAGAGAGGCGGTCTGTTTGGAGAACGCATCAAATGGAACTTCACCAAGTTTCTGGTTGACAAAGATGGGCACGTTGTGAGCAGATATGCACCAACCAGCTCCCCGTTGAGCATTGAG AATGACATTCAGAAGCTTTTGGAGGCCTAG
- the LOC136475136 gene encoding AT-hook motif nuclear-localized protein 14-like — protein sequence MGSVSRAVLRHPADGSPMARVHASPQPYKNNPAIYEGFYEILSLTGSYNLAEGSQAQGQQSGGLSVTLCGPERNVIGGVLGGPLVAAGTVQVVLGSFHQGGSTSKSKKAGKQAAAFSSDSLTGGQEASPSSGRNQNLTPPPSVTGGWPTPGIFDTRSSSIDINSSRG from the exons ATGGGCTCCGTCTCCAGGGCCGTCCTCCGCCACCCGGCCGATGGCTCTCCCATGGCGAGGGTTCACGCGTCGCCGCAGCCGTACAAGAACAACCCTGCCATCTACGAG GGGTTCTATGAGATCCTGAGTCTAACAGGCTCGTACAATCTGGCCGAGGGATCACAAGCACAGGGCCAGCAGAGCGGCGGGCTCAGCGTCACGCTCTGCGGCCCTGAAAGGAATGTGATCGGAGGTGTTTTGGGCGGCCCACTGGTAGCTGCAGGCACCGTGCAG GTGGTACTGGGGAGTTTTCACCAGGGAGGGTCGACATCCAAGTCCAAGAAAGCCGGGAAGCAGGCGGCGGCCTTCAGCTCCGACTCGCTCACAGGCGGCCAGGAGGCGTCGCCCAGCTCCGGGCGCAACCAAAATCTAACGCCGCCGCCCTCCGTGACGGGAGGGTGGCCCACCCCCGGGATATTTGACACGAGAAGTTCCAGCATTGATATCAACTCATCTAGAGGCTAG